A region of Brevundimonas sp. NIBR10 DNA encodes the following proteins:
- a CDS encoding TMEM165/GDT1 family protein, translating into MEAFLVSTGLVAIAEIGDKTMLLAIALAATWRRPVPIIAGILIATLANHALAALAGTLFAHFLSGPWMRWIVGIAFLGFAAWALIPDTLDDDEGGVKPQKTALAVFWATTVAFFLVEMGDKTQIATAALAARFETLPLVVAGSTLGMMLVNGPAVFMGEAAAKRLPLKYIRMAAAAGFALTGLWVLIAP; encoded by the coding sequence ATGGAAGCTTTCCTTGTTTCGACCGGTCTGGTCGCCATCGCCGAGATCGGCGACAAGACCATGCTGCTGGCCATTGCGCTCGCCGCGACATGGCGACGGCCCGTGCCGATCATCGCCGGAATTCTGATCGCCACCCTGGCCAACCACGCCCTGGCCGCCCTGGCCGGGACCCTGTTCGCGCATTTCCTGAGCGGGCCGTGGATGAGGTGGATCGTCGGGATCGCCTTTCTGGGGTTCGCCGCCTGGGCCCTGATCCCCGACACGCTCGACGACGACGAGGGCGGGGTGAAACCGCAGAAAACCGCGCTGGCCGTCTTCTGGGCCACCACGGTCGCCTTCTTCCTGGTCGAGATGGGCGACAAGACCCAGATCGCCACCGCCGCCCTGGCCGCCCGGTTCGAGACCCTGCCTCTGGTGGTCGCCGGATCCACACTGGGGATGATGCTGGTCAACGGGCCCGCCGTCTTCATGGGCGAGGCGGCGGCGAAGCGGTTGCCGCTGAAATACATCCGCATGGCGGCGGCGGCGGGGTTCGCCCTGACCGGGCTGTGGGTGCTGATCGCCCCCTAG
- a CDS encoding class 1 fructose-bisphosphatase → MTAAYPTLDDHLAGQDVPEALKVVVAAIATECVAIAGVVRLGGLAGALGLAGTANVQDEEQKKLDVMTNDMLTERLKACQPVAAVGSEEMDLIEPTGRTGGYLVTFDPLDGSSNIDINAPVGTIFSILPAPEGRAPVEADFLIGGRKQVGAGYAVYGAQTMLVLTLSGGVTGFTLDAQGRWHLTNPDIVVPADTKEFAINMSNRRHWAPAVRAYIDDCLAGKTGPRGKDFNMRWVAAMVADVHRVLMRGGVFLYPWDQREPDRPGKLRLLYEGAPMALLIERAGGKATTDGVTPILDVIPRNLHERCAVALGSANEIDAYAGTPAGNDLRQV, encoded by the coding sequence ATGACCGCCGCCTACCCTACACTCGACGATCACCTGGCCGGACAGGATGTACCCGAGGCCCTGAAGGTCGTGGTCGCAGCCATCGCCACCGAGTGCGTGGCCATCGCGGGCGTCGTGCGACTGGGCGGGCTGGCCGGGGCGCTGGGGCTGGCGGGCACGGCCAATGTGCAGGACGAGGAGCAGAAGAAGCTCGACGTCATGACCAACGACATGCTGACCGAACGGCTGAAGGCCTGTCAGCCCGTCGCCGCCGTGGGGTCCGAGGAGATGGACCTGATCGAGCCGACCGGCCGCACGGGCGGTTACCTGGTCACCTTCGATCCGCTCGACGGATCATCCAATATCGACATCAATGCGCCGGTGGGGACCATCTTCTCCATCCTGCCGGCGCCCGAGGGTCGCGCGCCCGTCGAGGCCGACTTCCTGATCGGGGGCCGCAAACAGGTCGGGGCCGGCTATGCGGTCTATGGGGCACAGACCATGCTGGTGCTGACCCTGTCGGGCGGGGTGACGGGCTTTACCCTGGACGCGCAAGGGCGCTGGCATCTGACCAACCCCGATATCGTCGTGCCGGCCGATACGAAGGAGTTCGCCATCAACATGTCGAACCGCCGCCACTGGGCCCCGGCGGTGCGCGCCTATATCGACGACTGCCTGGCGGGCAAGACCGGGCCCCGGGGCAAGGATTTCAACATGCGGTGGGTCGCGGCCATGGTCGCGGACGTTCACCGCGTCCTGATGCGCGGCGGGGTTTTCCTCTATCCGTGGGACCAGCGCGAGCCCGATCGGCCCGGCAAGCTGCGGCTGCTGTACGAAGGCGCGCCCATGGCCCTGTTGATCGAACGCGCAGGGGGCAAGGCCACCACCGACGGCGTGACCCCGATCCTCGACGTCATCCCCCGGAACCTGCACGAGCGCTGCGCCGTCGCCCTGGGCTCGGCCAACGAAATCGACGCCTATGCCGGGACCCCGGCGGGGAACGACCTGAGGCAGGTTTGA
- a CDS encoding divergent polysaccharide deacetylase family protein translates to MFAKRQSALAATAGSPPQPRGPGLNLAQIAAVLKRPPVAVGVAGLSLIAAAALFLTVLGDPRAGTPTARASLTRAAPAAAPAPTGAEAFGFDGFGAWQDLGGDPTMDPALMGGAAGGDALITLPDGATVSGGGSAISAPVRPASPLPAAPIAGLSQPGPAGPLPVIAADGRVPAQAYARPFRPNGKPRVALIVGGLGLNAVTTRAAIERLPAEVTLSFVPYAEGLQGWIDLARAQGHEVMIEIPMEPTGYPDNDPGPQTLLSSGTPDDIEARMAWLLGRATGYFGVTNYLGDRFVTSDTGMGAFMGILRQRGLAFLDDGSARRRPGAWARASADTIIDETQTPAAIIGRLNVLEAAAKQRGAALGTGFSYPVTVEAAARWTAGLESRGLQLAPASSMTQRPGR, encoded by the coding sequence ATGTTCGCCAAACGTCAGTCCGCCCTGGCCGCCACCGCCGGCAGCCCGCCCCAGCCGCGCGGCCCGGGGTTGAACCTCGCCCAGATCGCCGCCGTCCTGAAGCGTCCGCCCGTCGCCGTGGGCGTCGCCGGCCTGTCGCTGATCGCGGCCGCCGCCCTGTTCCTGACCGTGCTCGGTGATCCCCGCGCCGGAACCCCCACCGCCCGCGCCAGCCTGACCCGCGCCGCCCCGGCCGCCGCTCCCGCCCCGACCGGCGCAGAGGCCTTCGGCTTCGACGGTTTCGGAGCGTGGCAGGATCTCGGCGGCGACCCCACCATGGACCCGGCCCTGATGGGCGGTGCGGCCGGCGGCGACGCCCTGATCACCCTGCCCGACGGCGCGACCGTGTCCGGCGGCGGATCGGCGATCAGCGCCCCCGTCCGCCCCGCCTCGCCCCTTCCGGCCGCCCCCATCGCAGGCCTCAGCCAGCCCGGCCCGGCCGGTCCCCTGCCGGTCATCGCCGCCGACGGCCGCGTCCCGGCCCAGGCCTATGCCCGTCCCTTCCGTCCCAACGGCAAGCCCCGCGTCGCCCTCATCGTCGGCGGTCTCGGCCTCAATGCCGTGACCACCCGCGCCGCCATCGAACGCCTGCCGGCCGAGGTCACCCTGAGCTTCGTCCCCTATGCCGAGGGCTTGCAGGGCTGGATCGACCTGGCCCGCGCCCAGGGCCATGAGGTCATGATCGAGATCCCGATGGAGCCGACCGGCTATCCCGACAACGATCCGGGCCCCCAGACCCTGCTGTCCTCCGGCACGCCCGACGACATCGAGGCGCGGATGGCCTGGCTGCTGGGTCGCGCGACCGGCTATTTCGGGGTGACGAACTATCTCGGCGACCGGTTCGTGACCTCCGACACCGGCATGGGGGCCTTCATGGGAATCCTGCGCCAGCGAGGCCTGGCCTTCCTCGACGACGGATCGGCGCGTCGCCGCCCCGGCGCCTGGGCCCGCGCCAGCGCCGACACCATCATCGACGAGACCCAGACCCCCGCCGCCATCATCGGTCGCCTGAATGTGCTGGAGGCCGCCGCCAAGCAACGCGGCGCTGCGCTGGGCACCGGCTTCAGCTATCCCGTCACGGTCGAGGCCGCCGCCCGCTGGACCGCAGGCCTCGAATCACGAGGACTCCAGTTGGCCCCCGCTTCATCCATGACCCAGCGCCCCGGCCGCTGA